Proteins from a genomic interval of Alphaproteobacteria bacterium:
- a CDS encoding ribonuclease PH, whose protein sequence is MRPSLRKNNQLRPVSMETGVNKWAEGSCLIKMGGTHVLCTASVDFAQPTWKRMQNKTGGWVTAEYSMLPRANGTRKSHEAMTRDNRAVEISRLIGRSLRSVVDMEKLGKHTITIDCDVIQGDGGTRCASITGGFVAMALAVRWLMEQGRIFENPISNNVAAVSAGLWHGDLILDLDYEEDCAAEMDSNFVMSDDGRFIEIQATGEQHPFTAEQLNEIMQMADAGCKKLIDLQNQVLE, encoded by the coding sequence CTGCGTCCATCACTGCGAAAAAATAATCAATTGCGCCCTGTTTCTATGGAAACCGGTGTTAACAAATGGGCCGAAGGGTCGTGCCTGATTAAAATGGGTGGGACACATGTGCTGTGTACCGCGTCGGTAGATTTCGCACAACCAACATGGAAACGTATGCAAAACAAAACCGGCGGGTGGGTGACGGCCGAATATTCCATGTTGCCACGCGCAAACGGCACACGCAAATCACACGAAGCGATGACACGCGATAATCGCGCGGTGGAGATTTCACGCCTGATTGGGCGCAGTTTACGCAGCGTTGTCGATATGGAAAAATTAGGCAAGCATACAATCACAATCGACTGTGACGTTATCCAGGGCGACGGCGGAACACGTTGCGCCAGTATAACAGGCGGCTTTGTCGCGATGGCGTTGGCGGTGCGTTGGCTGATGGAACAAGGGCGAATATTCGAAAACCCGATTTCAAACAATGTAGCGGCGGTGTCGGCGGGGCTGTGGCATGGCGACTTGATTCTGGATTTGGATTACGAAGAAGACTGCGCGGCCGAAATGGATTCTAACTTTGTCATGTCCGACGATGGACGGTTTATTGAAATCCAGGCCACCGGTGAACAACATCCATTTACCGCCGAACAGTTAAACGAAATCATGCAAATGGCGGACGCAGGCTGTAAAAAATTAATAGATTTGCAAAATCAGGTACTGGAATAA
- a CDS encoding anaerobic ribonucleoside-triphosphate reductase activating protein, protein MREIQIGGLVSFTTIDYPGKLSCVLFLVGCPLRCAYCSNPHLLSPGDGEYDPTRVFEWLKSRVGRLEAVVFSGGEALMQGDVVIEYMRRVRELGFKIGLHTNGFYPDTLARATDVVDWIGLDFKATREKYPDLTGQNIAYDNMMRSLDVWQSTGKDFEVRITCDPRFISTDDLLEIANILSSRGVKNIAIQKYIPHFEDDEHKTTAPQRDVFFSNQQLRDKINSMFPSVIWRE, encoded by the coding sequence ATGCGTGAAATACAAATCGGGGGATTGGTTTCGTTCACCACAATCGACTATCCAGGCAAACTTTCGTGTGTTTTGTTCTTGGTTGGTTGTCCGTTGCGGTGTGCGTATTGTTCCAACCCCCATTTATTATCCCCGGGCGACGGTGAATATGACCCAACGCGCGTGTTTGAATGGTTGAAATCACGCGTTGGCCGATTAGAGGCCGTCGTCTTTTCCGGCGGCGAAGCATTAATGCAGGGCGACGTTGTTATCGAATACATGCGTCGTGTTCGCGAATTGGGGTTCAAAATTGGCCTGCATACAAATGGGTTTTATCCCGATACCCTGGCGCGCGCCACGGATGTGGTTGACTGGATTGGCCTGGATTTCAAGGCGACGCGTGAAAAATACCCCGATTTAACAGGGCAAAATATCGCATATGATAATATGATGCGCAGTCTGGACGTCTGGCAATCAACCGGCAAAGATTTCGAAGTCCGCATCACTTGTGATCCGCGTTTTATTTCAACCGATGATTTGTTGGAAATTGCAAACATATTGTCATCGCGCGGGGTCAAGAATATCGCAATTCAAAAATACATCCCGCATTTCGAAGATGATGAACATAAAACAACCGCACCCCAGCGCGATGTATTTTTTTCGAATCAACAATTGCGCGATAAAATTAATTCCATGTTCCCATCCGTCATCTGGCGGGAATAA
- a CDS encoding ribonucleoside triphosphate reductase, protein MSETQNEITIQITPTLTTRLVAVQKRSGETVPFDAKKIYDAIKKAVAVTTEISDVEVVKITQDVLKRLDNKFADKTPTVENIQDVVIQTLMDNRAYKTAEAYIIYRQKRTEIRESMVDAVEVIEGYVGGSNWRIKENANVGYSIGGLILRTSERVTAEYWLNLYPRAVADAHKTAAIHVHDLGWLTGYCAGWSLRELLYEGFNGVPGYLQCEPARHMATAISHMVNFLGTLQNEFAGAQAFSSVDTYLAPYVRIDNLSYADVKNAMQTLIFNCAVPCRWGTQTPFINFTFDWTCPNDLKNQRPFIGRKQADFTYGELQAEMDLINKAFLEVMTEGDALGRPFTFPIPTYNITPDFPWEHPNVKPLFDLAAKYGIPNFQNFLNSDLNPTDVRSMCCRLRLDVRELLKRGGGLFGSAEKTGSIGVITINLARLGYIHRGNREGLFTELKRLLDLGRDALEIKRQIISKNMERGLYPFTKRYLGDWNHHFSTIGVNGANEMVRNFTGDRENIATPMGKKLVLDVMDFIRENLATFQEQTGNLYNLEATPAEGCSYRFAKTDVKNFPDIITAGTPDAPYYTNSTQLPVNFTDDPFVALEHQEELQRKYTGGTMLHLYMGEPVSSGDAAQKIVRTIFENYKVPYMTLTPTFSICPKHGYLPGKHEFCPKCDAENAANTDNVEQQ, encoded by the coding sequence ATGTCAGAAACACAAAATGAAATTACAATTCAGATTACGCCAACGTTAACAACACGCCTGGTTGCGGTACAAAAGCGCAGCGGTGAAACCGTACCATTTGACGCAAAAAAGATTTACGATGCAATTAAAAAGGCGGTCGCCGTCACAACTGAAATTTCGGACGTAGAAGTGGTCAAAATAACCCAGGATGTATTAAAACGTCTGGATAACAAATTTGCTGACAAAACACCAACGGTTGAAAATATTCAGGATGTCGTCATCCAAACATTAATGGACAATCGTGCCTATAAAACCGCCGAAGCGTACATTATCTATCGTCAAAAGCGCACAGAAATCCGCGAATCAATGGTTGATGCGGTCGAAGTTATCGAAGGCTATGTTGGTGGTTCGAACTGGCGAATCAAAGAAAATGCAAATGTTGGCTATTCCATCGGTGGCCTGATTTTGCGTACCAGCGAACGCGTAACCGCGGAATATTGGTTAAACCTGTATCCGCGGGCGGTTGCTGATGCGCACAAAACTGCGGCCATTCATGTACACGACTTGGGATGGTTAACGGGGTATTGTGCGGGCTGGTCACTGCGTGAATTATTGTACGAAGGATTTAACGGCGTCCCAGGATACCTGCAATGTGAACCTGCGCGCCACATGGCAACTGCGATTTCACACATGGTGAATTTCTTGGGGACGCTGCAGAACGAATTTGCCGGCGCCCAGGCGTTTTCATCCGTTGACACATATCTGGCACCATACGTCAGAATCGATAATCTGTCATACGCGGATGTGAAAAATGCAATGCAGACATTGATATTTAACTGCGCTGTTCCGTGCCGTTGGGGGACTCAGACACCATTTATCAATTTTACGTTTGACTGGACATGCCCAAATGACCTGAAAAACCAGCGTCCATTTATTGGCCGCAAACAGGCTGACTTTACATACGGCGAACTTCAGGCGGAAATGGATTTGATTAACAAGGCGTTCTTAGAGGTTATGACCGAAGGTGACGCCCTGGGCCGTCCATTTACATTCCCAATTCCAACATATAACATCACGCCTGATTTTCCATGGGAACATCCAAATGTAAAACCATTGTTTGATTTGGCGGCGAAATACGGTATTCCAAACTTCCAGAATTTCTTGAATTCTGACCTGAATCCGACCGATGTTCGTTCAATGTGTTGCCGTCTGCGTTTGGACGTTCGCGAATTGTTAAAGCGCGGTGGCGGTCTGTTTGGATCTGCGGAAAAGACGGGTTCAATCGGCGTTATCACAATAAACCTGGCGCGCCTGGGCTATATCCACCGTGGTAACCGCGAAGGTTTATTCACAGAATTAAAACGTCTGTTGGATTTGGGACGCGACGCGCTGGAAATCAAACGTCAGATTATTTCCAAGAACATGGAACGTGGCCTGTACCCATTTACAAAACGTTACCTGGGCGATTGGAATCATCACTTTTCAACCATTGGCGTGAACGGCGCGAACGAAATGGTTCGCAACTTTACCGGCGATCGCGAAAATATTGCAACCCCAATGGGCAAAAAATTGGTTCTGGATGTTATGGATTTCATTCGTGAAAACCTGGCCACATTCCAGGAACAAACCGGCAACCTGTATAATTTAGAAGCGACCCCGGCCGAAGGCTGTTCATATCGCTTTGCGAAAACAGACGTCAAAAATTTCCCAGATATCATTACTGCGGGAACGCCGGACGCGCCATATTATACAAATTCGACACAACTGCCTGTGAACTTTACAGACGACCCATTTGTCGCCCTGGAACACCAAGAAGAATTACAGCGCAAATATACCGGCGGCACAATGTTGCACCTGTATATGGGCGAACCTGTGTCGTCGGGTGACGCAGCCCAGAAAATCGTGCGCACAATATTTGAAAATTACAAAGTGCCATACATGACATTGACACCAACATTTTCAATCTGTCCAAAGCACGGATATCTGCCGGGCAAACACGAATTCTGTCCAAAGTGTGACGCGGAAAACGCCGCCAACACAGACAATGTCGAACAACAATAA